A genomic stretch from Pseudomonas mendocina includes:
- a CDS encoding DUF4224 domain-containing protein — MSSIEFLSHDQVCELTGARTKAGQISVLKKNGIRHTIKLNGWPSVTTQAITSTGTETPDIKSAWQPRKVG, encoded by the coding sequence ATGAGTTCTATCGAATTTCTGAGCCATGACCAGGTGTGCGAGCTGACTGGCGCACGCACAAAGGCCGGTCAGATATCTGTCCTGAAGAAGAACGGCATCCGCCACACAATCAAACTCAACGGCTGGCCGAGCGTGACCACGCAGGCCATCACCAGTACCGGTACAGAAACACCTGATATCAAATCCGCCTGGCAACCAAGGAAGGTAGGATAA